The genome window AAGCTCCCCGGCAGCGGCGGCTGAGGTGAATCGGGGAGAGGTCCGGACGCCGCATCGCGGGAGGGCGAGGCTCCCGCCGAGCCGCAACGCTGTCGAACGCCGTTGGAACCTGCGCGGCTCAGCAGGAGCTTCGCCCTGCCGATTGGCGATGATCATTCGCAGGTCCGCGCCCGGGAATGGTTGTTGCGTCCGCCTCCTTCGGCACGGGCCTCCGGGCGTCTCCGTGAGCGGCCTTCGTGCCGTTCAGACTGTCTGATTCAGATAAGGAGCCTGTCATGCCTCGGGGAGACAAGTCGGCATACACCGACAAGCAGAAACGCAAAGCGGAACACATCGAAGAGTCCTACAAGGACCAGGGCGTGTCCGACAAAGAGGCCGAACGCCGGGCCTGGGCGACGGTGAACGCCACCGATCACGGCGGGAAGAAGAGTGGTTCCGGACGGGGCAAGGAATCGAATCCGGAACCGTCCCGCAAGGGAGGTCGGAAAGGAGGGGCGGCGTCCGCCCATCGGACCGCCGCCGAACGCTCCGCCTCGGCTCGTAAAGGGGCCGCCACCCGCAAGAGGAACGCGGCCGCTGCGGCTCGCTCGTAGTCATCGTCTTCGTTCTTTCCAGAACACCCTTCCAATGAAAAACGCCGTGATGAATGTTCATCACGGCGTTTTCGTCCGGAGGAGGCCGGACAGTCTTCTGAGGCGACTACCGGGATTCGCCCTGGGGCGATGCCGGGGGTTCTACTCGTTCTTCTTGTCGGCGTTGTTGCGGTTCTGCCGTTCTTCGCGGCGGGCCGAGCGATCTTCCTTGTCGGCGTGCTTGTCCAGCTTTTCCATGACGTCGATCGCGTGCTTCATGTGCTTCTCGGCGGTCTCGCGGCCTTCCGACAGGACCTGGGCCAGGTCGCCCGAGGCATGCCGTTCCAGGACCGTCAGCTTGTCTTTCATCGCCGCGTGCTTGGCGATCTGCATCCCGATGAAGCACTGATCGACCTCATGATCCTTCTTGTCGTTCAGCATTTCCTTCGACGAAGCCAGGCACTGCTGAGCGATCTCGCGATGGACCTGCATGAAGTCGAGTCCGGCCGCATCGCCGCGGAAGCCGGTGGTCCGCTGGACGGGGGTGGCGGCGTTCGGGTTGGCCGCCACGTTCCGGTCCTGGTTGTTCCGATCGCGCTGCGTCGTGCTCTTGTCCTCGCGATCCGTTGAGTTCAAGAAGCCATTATCCGTGGATGCGTTCGGTGCAAAGCGGTCGAGCTTGGCGAGGAACGCCGAATGGTCCTTCACCATCATGTCGGCGAACTCTTTCGCCTCGTCG of Planctomyces sp. SH-PL14 contains these proteins:
- a CDS encoding plasmid stabilization protein — encoded protein: MPRGDKSAYTDKQKRKAEHIEESYKDQGVSDKEAERRAWATVNATDHGGKKSGSGRGKESNPEPSRKGGRKGGAASAHRTAAERSASARKGAATRKRNAAAAARS
- a CDS encoding DUF4142 domain-containing protein; translated protein: MKLAKGVMAAALGLCVTGVTMAQQTPPGKAAAEDANPANRAREAGQVQPGQRQPGVQVQPGQRVQAQPQNVQRTGEQAAGNAQWQNKEQTIAQCVAIDNQGEIALSKFAKDKLHSDEAKEFADMMVKDHSAFLAKLDRFAPNASTDNGFLNSTDREDKSTTQRDRNNQDRNVAANPNAATPVQRTTGFRGDAAGLDFMQVHREIAQQCLASSKEMLNDKKDHEVDQCFIGMQIAKHAAMKDKLTVLERHASGDLAQVLSEGRETAEKHMKHAIDVMEKLDKHADKEDRSARREERQNRNNADKKNE